One stretch of Candidatus Aminicenantes bacterium DNA includes these proteins:
- a CDS encoding gamma-glutamyl-gamma-aminobutyrate hydrolase family protein (Members of this family of hydrolases with an active site Cys residue belong to MEROPS family C26.), which translates to MKQKLLFINCYREEAEKKFEAYRDWLHAGAEAAGMALEIAVFADRDPFPSGSEPAVTIVSGSQKMVAAGEVEPGLRRFLAAMRRPLLGICYGHQALAAAFGACVKKGAQAHLGNEELLLIRSEGIFLDFPRVFKMAESHEEIVADDRALSANFNLLAVNAANQVEAIAHRQFPLFGVQFHPEKSGEFGIKLLANFLKMLE; encoded by the coding sequence ATGAAACAAAAGCTCCTGTTCATCAACTGCTACCGGGAGGAGGCCGAAAAGAAATTTGAAGCTTACCGGGACTGGCTGCACGCCGGGGCGGAAGCGGCCGGAATGGCGCTGGAGATCGCGGTCTTTGCCGATCGGGATCCCTTCCCGTCCGGTTCCGAGCCGGCCGTGACGATTGTTTCCGGGTCGCAGAAGATGGTGGCCGCCGGCGAGGTTGAACCCGGGTTGCGCCGTTTTTTGGCGGCGATGCGCCGTCCGCTGCTGGGCATTTGCTACGGCCATCAGGCTTTGGCCGCAGCCTTCGGCGCCTGCGTTAAAAAGGGCGCGCAGGCGCACCTGGGAAACGAAGAGCTCCTCCTGATCCGCTCGGAGGGGATCTTCCTCGATTTCCCCCGGGTTTTCAAAATGGCCGAAAGCCACGAGGAGATCGTGGCCGACGACCGGGCCCTGTCGGCGAATTTCAATCTCCTGGCCGTGAACGCCGCCAATCAGGTCGAGGCGATCGCTCACCGGCAATTCCCCCTGTTTGGTGTGCAGTTCCATCCGGAAAAGTCGGGAGAGTTTGGGATTAAGTTGTTGGCAAATTTTTTAAAGATGTTAGAATAA